A single region of the Vicia villosa cultivar HV-30 ecotype Madison, WI linkage group LG4, Vvil1.0, whole genome shotgun sequence genome encodes:
- the LOC131600185 gene encoding chlorophyllase-2-like, which translates to MCSSVTNVFETGKYTTQLQTVDSCSYKQHAPPPKSLLIATPIEGGKFPILLFLHGYVLSNSFYSQLIQHVASHGFIVIAPQLYTVAGPDISDEIYSVAAITNWLSEGLCKILPPNIEPNFHKLALGGHSRGGKTSFAIALRKLNIITDLKFSAIIGVDPVDGMDMGKQTSPPVLTYVPHSFDFDMATLVIGSGLGDVKRNPLFPPCAPKGVNHENFFSECDKPCWYFVAKDYGHVDMLDDDTKGVRGKASYCLCKNGESRKPMRMFVGGVMVAFLKAYLNDDNGDLLAIRDKKVSLPVEIKFDHYV; encoded by the exons ATGTGTTCATCTGTTACTAATGTCTTTGAGACTGGCAAATACACCACTCAGCTACAAACTGTTGATTCTTGTTCATATAAACAACATG CTCCACCACCAAAATCTCTTTTGATTGCAACTCCTATTGAAGGTGGAAAATTCCCAATTCTACTTTTTCTTCATGGATATGTTCTTTCAAACTCATTTTATTCTCAGCTTATTCAACATGTAGCTTCTCATGGCTTCATTGTCATTGCTCCTCAG TTGTATACAGTGGCTGGACCTGATATAAGTGATGAGATATATTCAGTAGCTGCAATAACAAATTGGCTATCAGAAGGACTTTGCAAGATTCTTCCACCAAACATAGAGCCAAATTTTCACAAGTTAGCCCTCGGGGGCCATAGTCGCGGCGGCAAGACATCATTTGCTATTGCTCTAAGAAAACTAAACATCATAACTGATCTAAAATTTTCAGCCATAATAGGAGTTGATCCAGTTGATGGAATGGATATGGGAAAGCAAACATCACCACCAGTTCTCACTTATGTTCCTCATTCATTCGATTTCGATATGGCAACATTGGTTATAGGTTCGGGTTTAGGTGATGTAAAAAGGAACCCTTTGTTCCCTCCTTGTGCACCTAAAGGTGTCAATCATGAGAATTTTTTTAGTGAATGTGACAAACCTTGTTGGTATTTTGTGGCTAAGGATTATGGTCATGTTGATATGTTGGATGATGATACTAAAGGAGTTAGAGGGAAAGCTAGTTATTGTTTGTGTAAGAATGGAGAATCTAGGAAGCCTATGAGGATGTTTGTTGGAGGAGTTATGGTTGCATTCTTGAAAGCTTACTTGAATGATGATAATGGAGACTTGTTGGCTATAAGAGACAAGAAGGTGAGTCTGCCTGTTGAGATCAAATTTGATCATTATGTATGA
- the LOC131600184 gene encoding stem-specific protein TSJT1-like, giving the protein MLAVFNKSVAKSPEGLQSPESNSVSSLKDGFLSQHFASLHPSSVNLNLASAFLAYSLHKNNPLLPRLFAVVDDIFCLFQGHIDNVANLKQQYGLNKSANEVTIVIEAYRTLRDRGPYPADQVVRDFQGKFAFILFDSSSQTVFVASDADGSVPFFWGIDADENLVLSDEIEIVRKSCGKSYAPFPKGCFFTTSGGLRSFEHPLNELKPIPRIDSSGQVCGSTFKVDADSKKEATGMPRVGSAANWSSNY; this is encoded by the exons atgTTAGCGGTTTTCAACAAATCTGTGGCCAAGAGTCCCGAGGGTTTACAGAGTCCTGAATCGAACTCAGTTTCATCACTCAAAGATGGTTTTTTGAGTCAACATTTCGCATCTCTTCACCCTTCTTCTGTTAACCTTAACCTTGCTTCCGCTTTCTTAGCCTATTCTCTTCACAAAAACAACCCATTACTTCCAAG GCTGTTTGCAGTTGTGGATGACATCTTCTGTTTGTTTCAAGGCCACATCGATAATGTTGCGAATCTTAAACAACAATATGGATTGAACAAATCAGCAAATGAGGTGACCATTGTCATAGAGGCTTATAGGACCTTAAGGGATCGGGGTCCCTATCCCGCTGATCAAGTTGTCAGAGATTTCCAAGGCAAATTTGCATTCATCCTGTTTGACAGCAGTTCGCAAACTGTGTTTGTTGCTTCT GATGCTGATGGGAGTGTTCCTTTCTTCTGGGGAATTGATGCTGATGAAAATCTAGTTCTTTCAGATGAAATCGAGATTGTTCGCAAGAGCTGTGGCAAATCTTATGCCCCGTTCCCTAAAG GATGCTTCTTTACGACATCGGGAGGTTTGAGGAGTTTCGAGCATCCACTTAACGAGTTGAAGCCGATACCAAGGATTGATAGTTCTGGTCAGGTGTGCGGTTCAACATTCAAGGTGGATGCAGATTCTAAGAAAGAAGCAACTGGCATGCCAAGAGTTGGAAGTGCTGCTAACTGGTCATCTAATTACTGA